Proteins found in one Bacillus subtilis subsp. subtilis str. 168 genomic segment:
- the ytpR gene encoding putative tRNA binding enzyme (Evidence 3: Putative function from multiple computational evidences; PubMedId: 21949854, 27435445; Product type e: enzyme): MNAFYNKEGVGDTLLISLQDVTREQLGYEKHGDVVKIFNNETKETTGFNIFNASSYLTIDENGPVALSETFVQDVNEILNRNGVEETLVVDLSPKFVVGYVESKEKHPNADKLSVCKVNVGEETLQIVCGAPNVDQGQKVVVAKVGAVMPSGLVIKDAELRGVPSSGMICSAKELDLPDAPAEKGILVLEGDYEAGDAFQF, translated from the coding sequence ATGAACGCTTTTTATAATAAAGAAGGTGTGGGAGACACGCTCCTGATCTCTCTTCAAGATGTGACACGCGAACAATTAGGCTATGAAAAACACGGCGACGTCGTCAAAATTTTCAATAACGAAACAAAAGAAACAACGGGCTTCAACATTTTCAATGCGTCTTCTTACTTGACCATTGATGAAAACGGCCCTGTTGCGCTCTCAGAAACATTCGTGCAAGATGTGAATGAGATTTTAAACAGAAACGGCGTTGAAGAAACATTAGTCGTTGATTTATCTCCGAAGTTTGTTGTGGGTTATGTAGAATCAAAAGAAAAACATCCGAATGCGGATAAATTAAGCGTATGTAAAGTCAACGTAGGAGAAGAAACGCTTCAGATCGTCTGCGGCGCGCCTAACGTTGACCAAGGCCAAAAAGTTGTCGTTGCCAAAGTCGGTGCTGTGATGCCTAGCGGACTTGTCATTAAGGATGCAGAGCTTCGTGGCGTTCCGTCAAGCGGGATGATCTGCTCAGCGAAAGAGCTTGATTTGCCGGATGCCCCTGCTGAAAAAGGAATCCTTGTGTTAGAAGGAGACTATGAGGCGGGAGACGCATTTCAGTTTTAG
- the ytpQ gene encoding conserved protein of unknown function (iron homeostasis) (Evidence 4: Unknown function but conserved in other organisms; PubMedId: 12719520, 21949854), with protein MKMTSRKLSDILKQRLQHENRSFLFDREKDTLRVEDQTTKKGITLDLPPIIAKWELKKDEAIDEIVYYVSEAMTAMEGKAQEMTGKETRIYPVIRSTSFPDKSSEDIPLIYDDHTAETRIYYALDLGKTYRLIDQRMLEKENWTKERIRETAAFNLRSLPTVVKEDTVAGNYFYFFRANDGYDASRILNEAILNEYKQHAEGELAISVPHQDVLILADIRNESGYDILGQMSMSFFAGGTVPITALSFLYNEGKLEPVFILAKSRPKKD; from the coding sequence TTGAAAATGACCTCAAGGAAGCTGTCAGATATACTGAAGCAGCGCCTTCAGCACGAGAATCGCTCCTTTCTGTTTGACAGAGAAAAAGACACCCTCCGTGTTGAGGATCAAACGACTAAAAAAGGGATTACACTCGATTTGCCGCCGATTATTGCAAAATGGGAACTGAAAAAAGACGAAGCCATTGATGAGATCGTGTACTATGTCTCCGAAGCGATGACGGCAATGGAAGGGAAGGCTCAGGAAATGACCGGGAAAGAAACTCGCATTTATCCGGTCATCCGCTCGACTTCCTTCCCGGACAAGTCCAGCGAAGATATCCCGCTCATTTATGACGATCATACCGCAGAGACAAGAATTTATTACGCGCTAGATCTCGGGAAAACCTACCGTTTAATTGACCAGCGCATGCTTGAGAAAGAAAACTGGACAAAAGAGCGGATCAGAGAGACGGCCGCATTTAATCTCCGTTCCCTGCCGACGGTTGTCAAAGAGGATACGGTTGCCGGCAATTACTTTTATTTCTTCAGGGCAAACGACGGATACGACGCAAGCCGGATTTTGAACGAAGCGATCTTAAATGAGTATAAGCAGCATGCAGAAGGTGAGCTGGCGATCTCTGTTCCTCATCAGGACGTTTTGATTCTTGCTGACATCCGGAATGAATCGGGGTATGATATTCTAGGACAAATGTCGATGAGCTTCTTTGCAGGCGGCACCGTCCCGATTACCGCCCTATCATTTTTGTACAATGAAGGAAAGCTGGAACCGGTGTTTATCCTGGCGAAAAGCCGTCCGAAAAAGGATTAG
- the ytpP gene encoding putative thiol-disulfide oxidoreductase with thioredoxin domain (Evidence 3: Putative function from multiple computational evidences; PubMedId: 12719520, 15937154, 21949854; Product type e: enzyme): MKKIESTQELEKAVKDDWSVFMFSADWCPDCRFVEPFLPELEANFPEFTYYYVDRDKFIDTCAEWEIYGIPSFVVFNEGKEVNRFVSKDRKTKEEIEQFLTDSLAKA, encoded by the coding sequence ATGAAAAAAATTGAATCAACTCAAGAGCTGGAAAAAGCGGTAAAGGATGATTGGTCTGTATTTATGTTTTCGGCCGATTGGTGCCCGGATTGCCGTTTTGTAGAGCCTTTCCTGCCTGAACTGGAAGCGAATTTCCCTGAATTCACCTACTACTACGTAGACCGTGACAAATTCATTGATACATGTGCAGAGTGGGAAATTTACGGAATCCCAAGCTTTGTGGTGTTTAATGAAGGAAAAGAAGTAAATCGTTTTGTGAGCAAAGACCGCAAAACAAAAGAAGAAATTGAACAGTTTTTAACAGACTCTCTCGCTAAAGCGTAA
- a CDS encoding hypothetical protein (Evidence 5: Unknown function) — MQIKYDNDNGKANLTYSFVAYKWFCLKQFGMIQMDEYR, encoded by the coding sequence ATGCAAATAAAATATGATAATGATAATGGGAAAGCCAATCTTACATATTCATTCGTTGCATATAAGTGGTTTTGCCTCAAGCAGTTTGGTATGATCCAAATGGACGAGTATCGATAA
- the ytoQ gene encoding putative enzyme with sugar binding fold (Evidence 3: Putative function from multiple computational evidences; Product type e: enzyme), giving the protein MEFIVYLAGEIHSNWREEIKEKTKSLKLPITFVGPMENHDRSDNIGEEIMGVQPNAVLKDDKASDINNFRTAVLMNKADFVIALFGEKYKQWNTAMDASYAIAKGKPLIIIRPESLHHPLKELSNKANITVETVNQAIKALSYLFETE; this is encoded by the coding sequence ATGGAGTTTATCGTCTATTTAGCAGGAGAAATCCACAGCAATTGGCGCGAGGAAATTAAAGAAAAAACAAAATCACTGAAGCTCCCGATTACGTTTGTTGGCCCGATGGAGAATCATGACCGCTCAGACAATATTGGTGAAGAAATTATGGGCGTACAGCCAAATGCCGTTTTAAAGGATGACAAAGCCTCTGACATCAACAACTTCAGAACCGCCGTCCTGATGAATAAAGCAGACTTTGTGATCGCCCTGTTTGGCGAAAAGTACAAACAGTGGAACACGGCAATGGATGCATCATATGCGATCGCAAAAGGAAAACCCCTGATTATCATCCGGCCGGAATCGCTCCACCATCCTTTAAAAGAGCTTTCCAATAAAGCGAATATTACGGTTGAAACCGTTAACCAAGCCATTAAGGCCCTTTCCTATCTATTTGAAACAGAATAA
- the ytoP gene encoding putative modified amino acid aminopeptidase (Evidence 3: Putative function from multiple computational evidences; PubMedId: 8535515; Product type e: enzyme) translates to MNQETKALFQTLTQLPGAPGNEHQVRAFMKQELAKYADDIVQDRLGSVFGVRRGAEDAPRIMVAGHMDEVGFMVTSITDNGLLRFQTLGGWWSQVLLAQRVEIQTDNGPVPGVISSIPPHLLTDAQRNRPMDIKNMMIDIGADDKEDAIKIGIRPGQQIVPVCPFTTMANEKKILSKAWDNRYGCGLSIELLKELHGKELPNTLYAGATVQEEVGLRGAQTASHMIKPDLFFALDASPANDMSGDKNEFGQLGKGFLLRILDRTTVMHRGMREFVLDMAETHDIPYQYFVSGGGTDAGKVHISNSGVPSAVIGICSRYIHTNATIIHIDDYAAAKEMLIKLVTACDKQTVDAIKENM, encoded by the coding sequence ATGAATCAAGAAACGAAAGCGCTTTTCCAAACACTGACGCAGCTTCCCGGCGCGCCGGGCAATGAGCATCAGGTTCGTGCTTTTATGAAGCAGGAGCTAGCCAAATATGCAGATGACATCGTTCAGGACAGACTGGGAAGTGTTTTCGGAGTCAGACGAGGCGCAGAGGACGCACCGAGAATTATGGTAGCCGGGCACATGGACGAAGTCGGCTTCATGGTGACATCCATTACAGACAACGGGCTGCTCAGATTCCAGACGCTCGGAGGCTGGTGGAGCCAAGTTTTGCTTGCGCAGCGGGTTGAAATTCAAACAGATAACGGGCCGGTTCCGGGTGTGATTTCAAGCATACCGCCGCATTTATTGACAGATGCGCAGCGAAACCGACCGATGGATATCAAAAACATGATGATCGACATTGGAGCGGATGATAAGGAAGACGCCATCAAAATCGGCATTAGACCGGGACAGCAGATCGTGCCTGTTTGTCCGTTTACGACGATGGCGAATGAAAAGAAAATTTTATCAAAAGCATGGGATAACAGATATGGATGCGGCTTAAGCATTGAACTTCTGAAGGAATTACACGGTAAAGAGCTTCCGAATACACTCTATGCGGGTGCAACGGTTCAGGAAGAAGTAGGGCTAAGGGGCGCGCAGACGGCTTCTCATATGATTAAACCGGACTTGTTTTTCGCCCTTGACGCCAGCCCGGCAAACGATATGAGCGGAGACAAAAATGAATTCGGCCAGCTTGGAAAAGGCTTTTTGCTGCGCATTCTTGACAGAACGACAGTCATGCATCGCGGAATGAGGGAATTCGTTCTTGATATGGCTGAAACGCATGATATTCCATATCAATATTTTGTATCCGGCGGGGGAACAGACGCAGGCAAGGTTCATATTTCGAACAGCGGTGTGCCGTCAGCGGTTATCGGAATATGTTCCCGCTATATTCATACAAACGCTACTATCATTCATATTGATGATTATGCTGCTGCTAAAGAAATGCTCATCAAACTTGTAACAGCCTGCGATAAGCAGACAGTGGATGCGATTAAAGAAAATATGTAG
- the ytzB gene encoding hypothetical protein (Evidence 4: Unknown function but conserved in other organisms), with amino-acid sequence MKLRHLLLGAGLGICTAVVVRQYVMKPYISSEKALRIVKSAFKQRGPIDGSWIYTQPEPYNINGETVQVYKTGITRSAFGELEQYEVMVDAKTGEIVDVIDTIAS; translated from the coding sequence TTGAAATTGCGTCATCTTCTTTTAGGAGCAGGACTTGGAATTTGTACGGCTGTCGTTGTGAGACAATATGTGATGAAGCCTTATATTTCTTCAGAAAAAGCGCTTCGAATTGTAAAATCTGCTTTTAAGCAGCGGGGCCCGATTGACGGATCATGGATTTACACCCAGCCGGAGCCCTACAATATTAACGGAGAAACGGTACAGGTATACAAAACCGGCATTACACGATCAGCTTTCGGAGAATTAGAACAGTATGAAGTCATGGTGGATGCGAAAACGGGAGAAATTGTTGATGTCATTGATACAATCGCCTCTTAA
- the maeC gene encoding NAD-dependent malic enzyme (conversion of malate into pyruvate) (Evidence 1a: Function from experimental evidences in the studied strain; PubMedId: 16788182, 20933603, 22740702, 23136871, 24325460; Product type e: enzyme) — protein MKQFRVTNEGDIQTTLRGLEVLSVPFLNKGVAFTEEERKELGLKGFLPPKVLTIDDQAKRAYEQYSAQPDDLSKNVYLTALHDRNETLFYRLLNDHLGEMLPIVYTPTVGTAIQRYSHEYRKPRGLYLSIDDPDGMKEAFKQYKDQSDTIDLIVATDAEGILGIGDWGVGGIAISIGKLAVYTAAAGIDPSRVLAVVLDAGTNQESLLNDPLYVGNQHSRVRGERYDQFIDDYVALARETFPNALLHWEDFGAKNARSILKRYKDKVCTFNDDIQGTGAVSLAAVLSCAKASKVPLRDHRVVIFGAGTAGIGIAEQLREALVREGLSEEESYKRFWCIDRNGLLTDDMDQLLDFQKPYARSADEVKDYQRNGDGGGIDLLEVVRQAKPTILIGTSTVSGAFTEEIVKEMASHVKRPAILPMSNPTTLSEAKPEDLIEWTEGRALITTGSPFPPVEYNGVTYHIGQANNALVFPGLGLGTIVTKSKLITDGMFEACARAIAGMVNVGVPGAPMLPKVEDLRTVSATVAVEVAKTAMKEGVATEEPEDIIQAVQDAMWYPVYKPIRAI, from the coding sequence GTGAAACAATTCAGAGTAACAAACGAAGGAGACATTCAAACAACATTAAGAGGCCTTGAAGTGCTCTCTGTTCCTTTTTTGAACAAAGGTGTTGCTTTTACTGAGGAAGAAAGAAAAGAACTTGGTTTAAAAGGCTTTCTGCCGCCCAAGGTATTAACAATTGATGATCAGGCGAAAAGAGCGTATGAACAATATTCCGCACAGCCTGACGATTTGAGCAAAAATGTCTATTTAACGGCGCTGCACGATCGGAATGAAACGCTGTTTTACCGCCTGTTAAATGACCATTTAGGGGAAATGCTCCCGATTGTCTACACACCGACAGTCGGAACGGCAATTCAGAGATACAGCCATGAATACAGAAAACCACGAGGGCTCTATCTGTCAATCGATGACCCGGACGGTATGAAAGAAGCTTTTAAACAGTATAAAGATCAAAGCGATACGATCGATTTAATTGTTGCAACTGATGCGGAAGGAATTTTAGGAATCGGTGACTGGGGCGTCGGAGGAATCGCAATTTCTATTGGCAAGCTGGCGGTTTATACAGCGGCTGCGGGCATTGATCCGAGCAGAGTGCTGGCTGTTGTTTTAGATGCGGGGACAAATCAGGAGAGCCTCTTGAACGACCCGCTTTATGTCGGCAACCAGCATTCCAGAGTGCGCGGGGAACGTTATGACCAATTTATTGACGACTACGTTGCGCTGGCGAGAGAAACATTTCCGAATGCATTGCTGCATTGGGAGGATTTCGGGGCGAAAAACGCGCGAAGCATTTTGAAACGCTATAAAGATAAAGTGTGTACCTTCAATGATGATATCCAAGGAACTGGCGCTGTTTCTTTGGCCGCAGTCTTATCCTGTGCAAAAGCGTCTAAAGTTCCGCTGAGAGATCACAGAGTTGTTATATTCGGAGCGGGAACGGCAGGAATCGGAATTGCCGAACAGCTGCGGGAAGCATTGGTGCGCGAGGGACTGAGTGAAGAAGAATCATACAAGCGCTTCTGGTGCATAGACAGGAACGGGCTGTTAACAGATGATATGGATCAGCTTCTTGATTTCCAAAAGCCGTATGCCCGTTCGGCTGATGAAGTGAAGGATTATCAGCGGAACGGAGACGGCGGAGGCATTGATCTTCTTGAAGTGGTTCGGCAGGCGAAACCGACGATCCTGATCGGCACATCTACGGTTTCCGGCGCTTTCACTGAAGAAATTGTAAAAGAAATGGCGTCACATGTGAAACGGCCGGCGATTTTGCCAATGTCAAATCCGACAACTCTTTCTGAAGCAAAGCCGGAGGATTTAATCGAATGGACAGAAGGCCGTGCGCTGATCACGACAGGAAGCCCGTTCCCGCCAGTTGAATATAACGGAGTTACGTATCATATCGGGCAGGCAAACAACGCGCTTGTCTTCCCTGGTCTCGGTCTTGGAACGATTGTTACAAAATCAAAATTAATTACCGACGGCATGTTTGAAGCATGTGCCCGGGCAATCGCAGGTATGGTCAATGTCGGGGTGCCTGGGGCGCCGATGCTTCCAAAAGTTGAAGATTTGCGCACTGTTTCGGCAACCGTTGCTGTTGAAGTTGCAAAAACCGCAATGAAGGAAGGCGTCGCTACGGAAGAGCCTGAAGACATTATACAGGCAGTGCAGGATGCGATGTGGTATCCGGTATACAAACCGATTCGCGCGATATAA
- the ytnP gene encoding putative quorum-quenching lactonase (Evidence 3: Putative function from multiple computational evidences; PubMedId: 22101040, 24268182; Product type e: enzyme), with amino-acid sequence MFGVVPKPLWSKKYPVNEKNQIELRTDPILIQKDGLNIIIDAGIGYGKLTDKQKRNYGVTQESNVKPSLAALGLTVADIDVIAMTHLHFDHACGLTEYEGERLVSVFPNAVIYTSAVEWDEMRHPNIRSKNTYWKENWEAVAGQVKTFEDTLTITEGITMHHTGGHSDGHSVLICEDAGETAVHMADLMPTHAHRNPLWVLAYDDYPMTSIPQKQKWQAFAAEKDAWFIFYHDAEYRALQWEEDGSIKKSVKRMKR; translated from the coding sequence ATGTTCGGCGTTGTGCCAAAGCCGCTTTGGTCTAAAAAATATCCAGTCAATGAAAAAAACCAGATTGAACTAAGAACAGACCCTATTTTGATTCAAAAGGATGGGCTCAATATCATCATTGACGCCGGAATTGGGTACGGCAAGCTGACTGATAAACAAAAACGAAACTATGGCGTGACACAAGAGTCGAATGTGAAACCCTCATTAGCTGCACTCGGATTAACGGTTGCCGATATAGATGTGATCGCAATGACACACCTTCATTTTGATCATGCATGCGGTTTAACGGAATATGAAGGTGAACGGCTCGTCTCTGTCTTTCCGAATGCAGTGATTTATACATCAGCTGTTGAATGGGACGAAATGCGCCATCCGAATATCAGGTCGAAAAATACGTATTGGAAAGAAAATTGGGAGGCTGTAGCTGGCCAAGTCAAAACCTTTGAAGACACCTTAACGATCACAGAGGGTATTACAATGCATCACACCGGAGGCCATAGCGACGGACACAGTGTCCTGATATGCGAGGATGCGGGTGAAACTGCCGTACATATGGCAGATCTGATGCCGACACATGCCCACCGCAATCCGCTATGGGTGCTGGCTTACGATGATTATCCGATGACCTCTATCCCGCAAAAGCAGAAATGGCAGGCGTTCGCAGCAGAAAAAGATGCTTGGTTTATTTTTTACCATGATGCCGAGTATCGCGCCCTTCAATGGGAGGAGGACGGAAGCATCAAAAAGTCAGTTAAGCGAATGAAGCGATAG
- the trmB gene encoding tRNA (guanine-N(7)-)-methyltransferase (Evidence 1a: Function from experimental evidences in the studied strain; PubMedId: 15789416, 16600901, 17150909, 19934251; Product type e: enzyme): protein MRMRHKPWADDFLAENADIAISNPADYKGKWNTVFGNDNPIHIEVGTGKGQFISGMAKQNPDINYIGIELFKSVIVTAVQKVKDSEAQNVKLLNIDADTLTDVFEPGEVKRVYLNFSDPWPKKRHEKRRLTYSHFLKKYEEVMGKGGSIHFKTDNRGLFEYSLKSFSEYGLLLTYVSLDLHNSNLEGNIMTEYEEKFSALGQPIYRAEVEWRT from the coding sequence ATGAGAATGCGCCACAAGCCTTGGGCTGATGACTTTTTGGCTGAAAACGCAGATATTGCCATCAGCAATCCTGCTGATTATAAAGGGAAATGGAACACAGTGTTTGGCAACGACAATCCGATCCATATCGAGGTTGGTACAGGAAAAGGCCAATTTATTTCTGGTATGGCCAAACAAAATCCCGACATCAATTATATTGGTATTGAGTTATTTAAAAGCGTCATCGTGACAGCCGTCCAAAAAGTAAAAGACAGCGAAGCGCAGAATGTAAAGCTTCTGAATATAGATGCGGACACGCTGACGGATGTGTTTGAGCCGGGGGAAGTGAAACGGGTCTACTTGAACTTTTCTGATCCTTGGCCGAAGAAACGGCATGAAAAACGCCGCCTGACATATTCCCACTTCCTCAAAAAATATGAAGAAGTAATGGGCAAAGGCGGATCGATTCATTTTAAAACGGACAACCGAGGTTTATTTGAGTACTCTTTGAAGAGCTTCTCTGAGTACGGCCTCCTGCTGACATACGTCAGTCTCGATTTGCATAACAGCAATCTGGAAGGCAATATTATGACAGAATATGAAGAAAAATTCTCTGCACTCGGCCAGCCGATCTATCGGGCTGAGGTTGAATGGAGAACGTAA